In Aegilops tauschii subsp. strangulata cultivar AL8/78 chromosome 3, Aet v6.0, whole genome shotgun sequence, one genomic interval encodes:
- the LOC141042858 gene encoding uncharacterized protein — MTAIDKWCQYLQRGPFDIVTDHKSLCNLGEQHLETELQRKAMTKLVGLQFCFQYRRGLDNRAADALSHVGKQFEVAVLSACQPAWQLIVHSPDEHGYELYRGTIRRQNRLWIGANSALRTKLIAALHCSAVGGHSGNTATYQRVRKHFD; from the exons ATGACGGCCATCGACAAGTGGTGCCAGTACCTGCAGCGCGGCCCCTTCGACATCGTCACGGACCACAAGTCGCTCTGCAACCTCGGCGAGCAGCACCTGGAGACAGAGCTCCAACGCAAGGCCATGACGAAACTGGTGGGACTCCAATTTTGCTTCCAGTATAGGCGGGGACTGGACAACAGAGCCGCCGACGCGCTCTCCCACGTGGGCAAGCAGTTCGAGGTGGCCGTGCTCTCCGCGTGCCAGCCGGCCTGG CAACTCATCGTacacagccccgacgagcacggcTACGAGCTCTACCGTGGCACCATCAGGCGCCAGAACCGCCTCTGGATTGGGGCTAATTCGGCACTGCGCACCAAGCTCATCGCCGCGCTGCACTGCAGTGCAGTAGGTGGCCACTCTGGCAACACTGCTACCTACCAGCGCGTGCGCAAACACTTCGACTAG